The Arachis duranensis cultivar V14167 chromosome 2, aradu.V14167.gnm2.J7QH, whole genome shotgun sequence genome has a window encoding:
- the LOC107472827 gene encoding stemmadenine O-acetyltransferase-like, with protein sequence MTIDSWQVVTTTGDGQIVRLVSHQEEKKVALWEGVLFREEREVERGKGRWGISPPPLLFLSATAAFSSLLTNGKRGESRGREKEKIGTEPFSLPHPCPRCDSPPTTIASPFSSQFTTSPPLPHPFSCDPPPPLQLSSPHDSQLTAVAPPPPPPPRGILFYTSENLCEFPKRLELLKQSLSETLTQFYPLAGRIKDDLSIDCNDKGANFVVAKVNCPITKFLEKPDLKSLNELLATTPYSGETMIGAHVTNIQVNVFDCGGISIGFCVSHRIFDANSMNTFTKVWTERASSCNRNSKPLTEPNFAISSLFPTSTLHFRVFSKKIWGSFLKEEKWVTRRIVFKNSTIATLKAQIMAKSSSNPLKNHLNTPTRVQIVYALLWKCFMAASKAQFGTQRPSMVINTVNLRRRMEESLRPENAIGNFLWLTTLEHMSSEHELSLDELVSKLKKSNEEIDKDFVARLQSEEEGSSIMENALRRISGETWFNNNKGDDEALETLWFNSWCNFEGYDADFGWGKPMWLSSVGVKDNSVLANKIILVDTKFKDGIEAWTTLDEEKMKHLVSSTELLTYATVDPSPLAVSSSKL encoded by the exons ATGACCATCGATAGTTGGCAAGTAGTGACAACCACCGGAGATGGACAGATTGTTCGACTTGTTAGTCATCAG gaggaaaagaagGTGGCGCTTTGGGAGGGAGTGTTGTTTCGGGAAGAGAGGGAAGTGGAAAGAGGGAAGGGAAGGTGGGGAATCTCTCCGCCGCCGCTGCTGTTCCTCTCCGCCACTGCTGCTTTTTCGTCGCTGCTCACTAACggcaagagaggagagagtagagggagagagaaagaaaagatagGAACGGAGCCATTCTCGTTGCCACATCCCTGCCCTCGTTGTGATTCGCCACCCACCACCATTGCATCGCCATTCTCGTCGCAATTCACGACATCGCCACCACTGCCACATCCCTTTTCATGCGATCCGCCACCACCATTGCAGCTCTCCTCCCCTCACGATTCCCAGTTAACCGCCGTAGCCCCTCCTCCCCCACCACCACCTCGAG GCATCCTATTCTACACCTCAGAAAATCTATGTGAATTCCCAAAGAGATTAGAGTTGCTTAAACAATCATTATCTGAAACACTAACACAATTCTACCCTCTTGCTGgaaggatcaaagatgatttgTCCATTGATTGCAATGATAAAGGTGCTAACTTTGTAGTAGCCAAAGTGAATTGTCCTATTACAAAGTTTCTAGAGAAGCCTGATTTGAAATCATTGAATGAGCTTCTTGCAACCACTCCATACTCTGGAGAAACAATGATAGGAGCTCATGTGACTAACATTCAAGTCAATGTCTTTGATTGTGGTGGAATTTCAATTGGATTTTGCGTTTCTCATAGGATCTTTGATGCTAATTCAATGAACACCTTCACGAAGGTGTGGACAGAAAGAGCCAGCAGCTGCAACCGCAATTCAAAACCTTTGACAGAACCCAACTTTGCTATAAGTTCTCTGTTCCCAACAAGTACTTTACATTTCAGAGTCTTCTCAAAGAAAATCTGGGGTTCCTTTTTGAAGGAAGAAAAATGGGTCACAAGGAGGATTGTGTTCAAAAATTCAACTATTGCCACCCTCAAGGCTCAAATAATGGCaaaatcttcatccaatccattgaAGAATCATCTTAACACTCCTACACGTGTTCAGATAGTTTATGCATTGTTGTGGAAGTGTTTCATGGCTGCATCAAAGGCTCAATTTGGAACTCAAAGGCCTTCTATGGTGATTAACACGGTGAACCTTCGCCGAAGAATGGAAGAGTCTCTACGTCCTGAGAATGCTATAGGAAATTTTTTGTGGTTGACAACTTTAGAGCACATGAGTAGTGAGCATGAGTTGAGTTTGGATGAGTTGGTGAGTAAATTAAAGAAGTCAAATGAAGAAATTGATAAGGATTTTGTTGCAAGATTGCAAAGtgaagaagaagggagttcAATCATGGAAAATGCTCTTAGGAGAATTAGTGGTGAAACATggtttaataataataagggtGATGATGAGGCATTAGAAACCTTATGGTTTAATAGTTGGTGTAACTTTGAAGGTTATGATGCTGATTTTGGATGGGGAAAACCTATGTGGCTGAGTAGTGTTGGTGTAAAAGATAATTCAGTGTTAGCGAATAAGATAATTTTGGTTGATACTAAGTTCAAAGATGGTATAGAAGCTTGGACTACCTTGGATGAGGAGAAAATGAAGCATTTGGTGTCAAGCACTGAATTACTCACTTATGCAACTGTTGATCCAAGTCCTTTAGCAGTGTCTAGCTCAAAATTATAG
- the LOC127739597 gene encoding uncharacterized protein LOC127739597, whose product MAEENPEGFNRSSSGAQLGSMDVHQIASFLNQLSTLQAQISKAGSSPISDPASPYFIHPGESPGSPLISITLNTNNYHSWSRAMLLALKSKNKLKFIDGSIKKPDPTDALFEAWERCNTFIVSWINLSLSSEISESVIWNNVASDLWRDLEHRYCQGDWFRVAELEEEMYQMRQGELIITTYFTKLKAIWEQLNGFRPIPNCVMCTEDCKCGLAKMREYREESYTVRFLRGLNEQYSTVRSHIMLMNPILDINTTFSLLTQQERQFGNLDLIDSKTLLNNARINYLDGSRNRGRGRDETEVVGQMEEAEVGAPRCSAPSAEKWDILWTHATKSMDCLHT is encoded by the coding sequence ATGGCTGAAGAAAATCCAGAGGGTTTCAATCGATCCTCTAGTGGAGCACAACTGGGATCCATGGATGTGCATCAAATTGCAAGCTTTCTTAATCAATTGTCCACATTACAAGCTCAAATCTCCAAAGCTGGTTCAAGTCCGATTTCAGATCCCGCAAGTCCCTACTTCATACATCCTGGTGAGAGTCCTGGTTCGCCTCTGATATCAATTactttaaatacaaataattaccATAGCTGGAGTAGAGCAATGCTGTTAGCATTAAAATCAAAgaataaattgaaattcataGATGGTTCAATAAAGAAGCCAGATCCAACAGATGCATTGTTTGAGGCATGGGAAAGATGCAATACATTTATTGTCTCGTGGATTAATCTGTCTTTGAGTTCTGAAATTTCTGAAAGTGTGATTTGGAATAATGTTGCCTCTGATCTGTGGAGAGATTTGGAACATAGATATTGTCAGGGAGATTGGTTTCGAGTGGCTGAGTTAGAGGAAGAGATGTACCAAATGAGACAAGGCGAATTGATAATTACAACATATTTTACAAAGTTGAAAGCTATTTGGGAGCAATTAAATGGATTCAGACCAATTCCTAATTGTGTAATGTGTACTGAGGACTGTAAGTGTGGCCTAGCTAAAATGAGAGAATACAGAGAAGAGAGTTACACAGTGAGGTTTCTAAGAGGCCTCAATGAACAATATTCGACTGTAAGATCCCACATCATGCTTATGAATCCTATTCTTGACATAAACACCACATTTTCTTTGCTCACTCAACAAGAGAGGCAGTTTGGCAATCTGGATTTGATTGACTCCAAAACCTTACTGAATAATGCAAGGATAAACTACTTAGATGGCTCAAGAAATAGAGGCCGAGGCAGAGATGAAACAGAGGTGGTCGGACAAATGGAAGAGGCAGAGGTAGGGGCACCAAGATGCAGTGCACCTTCTGCGGAAAAATGGGACATATTGTGGACACATGCTACAAAAAGCATGGATTGCCTCCACACTTAA
- the LOC107472828 gene encoding retrovirus-related Pol polyprotein from transposon RE1 — MTTEQKIDEVNSNELAMNQEEVSETASIALTVNQRQALMSLLKEQCAQQHSHGANQGQKSSNPVSGQAKIHFLQFSARILSLVRPKSALWVIDTGATDHVSFDLTDFKTYQRVKPLVVKLPDGSFTTSSIDQATLRTIGVAKCADGLYTMHNPTTHSDSSKSAALTLHSSNNSLGQNNKHLDVVSISDAHLWHLHDSTYTSTIGAGCRTNNLQFQDLDPFTSCTYHSPASPHSSNATSLDIPISLENNAQNLGTHVSADIIPIASTRPIRNRKPPSYLQDYHCMLATASLAPPSTQRYPISNFLSYNKLNFNYKSFCLAVSSNPDPRTYEEAVAHHCWREAIQSELEALKLNNTWRVCKLPIGKRAIGCKWVFRTKFHADGSIERRKARLVAKGFTQIEGVDFIDTFSPVVQMTTLRLLLAVAAAKKWHLKQLDVNTAFLHGDLNEDVYMKIPPGLDEQQGMVCKLQKSLYGLRQASRQWNLKLTATLITSGYKKSVSDHSLFTKITASGITIILVYVDDLVLTGDDISEINRIKGILHDKFKIKDIGDLKFFLGMEVARSTKGIHLCQRKYALDVLEDFGFLDCKPVSTPMDYHAKLSSENGTLLSDFTNYRQLVGRLMYLANTRPDISYVMGRLSQFIDCPTTAHLEAAFRVLRYLKGCPTLGLFFPSDSDFSKSKKQSTASRSSSEAEYRALANATCEVQWLSFIFQDIGMPLTAPITIFCDNRSAIHIAANPIFHERTKHIEVDCHITREKLQSGLTHLLPISSADQLADFLTKPLAPGPFSTNLSKLGLLDLHRPSLREAVT; from the exons ATGACTACTGAGCAGAAAATTGATGAAGTCAATAGTAATGAATTGGCTATGAACCAAGAAGAAGTGAGTGAAACTGCAAGTATCGCGTTAACAGTGAACCAAAGGCAAGCCTTGATGTCCCTTCTCAAAGAACAATGTGCTCAACAACATTCTCATGGTGCAAACCAGGGTCAGAAATCATCCAATCCTGTTTCAGGTCAAgctaaaattcattttttgcaATTCAGTGCAAGAATTTTATCATTGGTTAGACCAAAATCTGCTCTTTGGGTCATAGACACTGGAGCCACAGATCATGTTTCTTTTGATCTAACCGATTTCAAAACTTATCAAAGGGTTAAGCCCTTGGTTGTTAAATTACCTGATGGCAGCTTTACAACTAGTAGCATT GATCAAGCTACATTGAGGACGATTGGAGTAGCTAAATGTGCCGATGGACTATATACAATGCACAACCCTACAACACATAGTGATTCATCAAAATCTGCAGCATTAACACTTCATTCTTCCAATAATTCGTTAGGTCAGAATAATAAgcatttagatgtagtttctattTCTGATGCACATCTATGGCAT TTGCATGATTCCACTTACACTTCAACTATTGGTGCTGGTTGCAGGACTAATAATCTTCAATTTCAAGATTTAGATCCATTTACTTCCTGCACTTATCACTCACCTGCATCACCGCATTCTTCAAATGCAACTTCTCTTGACATTCCTATTTCATTGGAAAATAATGCA CAGAATTTAGGCACACATGTTTCTGCTGACATCATTCCTATTGCATCAACAAGACCTATTAGGAACCGCAAACCACCCTCCTACTTACAGGACTATCATTGTATGTTGGCCACAGCAAGTTTAGCACCTCCTTCTACTCAAAGATATCCAATTTCTAACTTTCTTTCATATAATaagctaaattttaattacaaatcttTTTGTTTGGCCGTCTCTTCAAATCCTGATCCTCGCACTTATGAGGAGGCTGTTGCTCATCATTGCTGGAGAGAGGCTATTCAAAGTGAGTTGGAGGCATTGAAGTTAAACAATACTTGGAGAGTTTGCAAACTTCCAATTGGTAAGCGAGCCATTGGTTGCAAGTGGGTCTTCCGAACCAAATTTCATGCAGATGGTAGCATTGAAAGACGCAAAGCTAGGTTGGTTGCGAAAGGTTTCACACAGATTGAAGGGGTCGACTTCATTGATACATTCAGCCCTGTGGTTCAGATGACTACTTTGAGATTATTGTTAGCAGTTGCAGCAGCTAAGAAGTGGCACTTGAAACAACTTGACGTCAATACAGCATTCTTACATGGCGATCTAAATGAAGATGTTTACATGAAAATCCCTCCGGGCTTGGATGAACAGCAAGGGATGGTGTGCAAGTTACAGAAATCTCTTTATGGCTTGCGACAAGCAAGTAGACAATGGAATTTGAAGTTGACAGCCACACTTATTACCTCGGGATACAAGAAGTCTGTTTCGGATCACTctctttttaccaaaattacAGCTTCAGGGATCACCATTATCCTTGTCTATGTCGATGATTTAGTGCTCACGGGGGATGACATTTCGGAGATTAATCGAATTAAAGGAATTCTTCATGACAAGTTCAAAATCAAGGACATTGGTGACTTGAAGTTTTTCTTAGGCATGGAAGTTGCACGTTCAACCAAAGGTATTCATCTTTGTCAGCGAAAATATGCCTTGGACGTTCTTGAAGATTTTGGTTTCTTGGATTGCAAACCTGTCAGTACCCCCATGGACTACCATGCGAAACTATCTTCCGAAAATGGCACTTTGCTCTCTGATTTCACCAATTACCGGCAACTAGTTGGTCGCCTTATGTATCTAGCCAACACACGTCCGGACATCTCTTATGTGATGGGTAGATTGAGTCAATTCATTGACTGCCCAACTACTGCTCACCTCGAGGCAGCTTTTAGGGTCTTGAGGTATCTCAAGGGTTGTCCCACACTTggccttttctttccttctgaTTCTGACTTTTCA AAGAGCAAGAAACAATCAACCGCCTCCAGGTCTTCATCTGAAGCTGAATATCGTGCATTAGCAAATGCTACTTGCGAGGTCCAGTGGCTTTCTTTCATTTTCCAAGACATTGGCATGCCACTTACGGCTCCGATTACCATTTTTTGTGACAACAGATCTGCAATTCACATTGCCGCCAATCCCATCTTCCATGAGCGTACTAAGCACATTGAAGTTGACTGCCACATTACTCGTGAGAAGCTACAAAGCGGCTTGACGCACTTATTGCCCATTTCCTCTGCTGATCAATTGGCAGACTTCCTCACCAAACCTTTGGCACCAGGACCTTTCTCCACCAATTTGTCCAAGCTAGGACTGCTTGATCTCCATCGTCCTAGCTTGCGGGAGGCTGTGACTTGA